The following coding sequences lie in one Desulfovibrio sp. TomC genomic window:
- a CDS encoding D-glycero-alpha-D-manno-heptose-1,7-bisphosphate 7-phosphatase yields the protein MPAAIRHILLDRDGTVIVDRHYLARPDGVELLPGAGQALARLARTGADLYLVTNQSGIGRGYYAEADFQAVQTRLLELLTPYGAPITSTAHCPHAPGSGCDCRKPAPGLFTRLAAAYGLDPAATAVIGDKACDVAFGLALGAPLTILVTTGHGQRAAHALGLPPLVDPWLELADRKPDWPHVLARDLAAAADFLLAGRLALHAAPKAAP from the coding sequence ATGCCGGCCGCCATCCGGCATATCCTGCTCGACCGCGACGGCACCGTCATCGTCGACCGGCACTATCTGGCCCGGCCCGACGGCGTGGAACTGCTTCCCGGCGCAGGCCAGGCCCTGGCCCGCTTGGCCCGGACCGGCGCGGACCTCTATCTGGTCACCAACCAGTCCGGCATCGGCCGTGGCTATTACGCCGAGGCCGATTTCCAGGCGGTCCAGACCCGCCTGCTGGAGCTCCTGACCCCGTATGGCGCGCCGATCACCTCCACGGCCCATTGCCCCCATGCCCCGGGCAGCGGTTGCGACTGCCGCAAACCGGCCCCAGGCCTGTTTACCCGTCTGGCCGCCGCCTATGGCCTGGACCCGGCCGCCACGGCCGTTATCGGCGACAAGGCCTGCGACGTCGCCTTCGGTCTGGCTCTTGGCGCGCCGCTGACCATCCTGGTAACCACCGGGCATGGGCAGCGGGCGGCACATGCCCTCGGCCTGCCGCCACTTGTTGACCCCTGGCTGGAGCTTGCCGATCGCAAACCCGACTGGCCCCATGTGCTGGCCCGGGATCTGGCCGCTGCCGCCGATTTTCTGTTGGCCGGCCGGCTTGCTCTCCATGCAGCCCCCAAGGCCGCCCCGTGA
- a CDS encoding flippase, translated as MSRALAKALTSQWAATLYAAAVSVGLTFLLGRILGPAGFGQYSYILTLGSLFAILQDGGFSTLIFRETAKAALTAAPGRPSLMAMGLGHLLGVTALGLCLIPLFPDGERLPLGAAVLYYGLFCATSLVSSELKGHNNFAAEALWRAVTRTATALAAGCALLFPSPGPTAVFLALLVGQAVALATPFARPLLVVPKLHLHRDIYGPCAAFLCISAATTIYFRCDIVLLRQLTSDPAEVGNYAAAYRLIEGVIMLATPLAHIFFRRLRVTLDDAAAFARSFRLMLGVMVALSLCATAGGLLLGPFILTLAFGDKYAAAVPLLSWLLASLPFILPNYVLTQALVALGRERYYAGVTILAAALNIGLNFLLIPHLAAKGAALATVCTEAALCLGLGLAFVKWGFRAVEK; from the coding sequence GTGAGCCGCGCCCTGGCCAAGGCCCTGACCAGCCAGTGGGCCGCCACCCTCTACGCCGCAGCCGTGTCGGTCGGGCTGACCTTTCTCCTTGGCCGGATTCTTGGCCCGGCCGGCTTTGGCCAGTATTCCTACATCCTGACCCTGGGGTCGCTTTTTGCCATTCTCCAGGACGGCGGTTTTTCCACCCTGATCTTTCGTGAAACCGCCAAGGCCGCCCTGACCGCCGCCCCGGGCCGGCCGAGCCTCATGGCCATGGGCCTGGGCCATCTGTTGGGCGTGACCGCCCTGGGCTTATGCCTGATCCCGCTTTTCCCGGACGGCGAACGCCTGCCCCTTGGCGCGGCCGTCCTTTACTATGGCCTCTTTTGCGCCACATCCTTGGTCTCGTCCGAACTCAAAGGCCACAATAATTTTGCCGCCGAAGCCCTGTGGCGGGCCGTCACCCGCACCGCTACAGCCCTGGCCGCCGGCTGCGCCCTGCTTTTCCCCAGCCCCGGCCCAACCGCCGTTTTCCTGGCCCTCCTGGTCGGACAGGCCGTGGCCCTGGCCACGCCCTTTGCCCGACCGCTGCTCGTGGTCCCCAAGCTCCACTTGCACCGCGACATCTACGGCCCCTGCGCCGCATTTCTGTGCATCTCTGCGGCCACCACCATTTATTTCCGCTGTGATATCGTCCTGTTGCGCCAGCTCACCAGCGATCCGGCCGAGGTCGGCAACTACGCCGCCGCCTACCGCCTGATCGAAGGCGTCATCATGCTGGCCACGCCCTTGGCCCACATTTTCTTTCGCCGCCTGCGCGTCACCCTTGACGACGCCGCCGCCTTTGCCCGCTCCTTCCGCCTCATGCTCGGGGTCATGGTCGCCCTGTCCCTGTGCGCCACGGCCGGCGGTCTGCTCCTTGGCCCGTTTATCCTCACCCTGGCCTTTGGCGACAAATACGCCGCCGCCGTGCCGCTGCTCTCCTGGCTGTTGGCCTCGCTGCCCTTTATTCTGCCCAACTACGTCCTGACCCAGGCCCTCGTGGCCCTTGGCCGGGAACGCTACTACGCCGGCGTCACCATCCTTGCCGCCGCCCTCAACATCGGCCTCAATTTCCTGCTCATCCCCCACCTCGCCGCCAAAGGCGCAGCCCTGGCCACCGTTTGCACCGAAGCCGCCCTGTGCCTGGGCCTGGGCCTGGCCTTCGTCAAATGGGGCTTTCGCGCCGTCGAGAAATAG